GCCGCCCGCGCACGTCACCTCGTTGCCGCGCACCACCGTCTGCTGCGGCTGGGCCGGGTCGTCGAAGCGGACCTTGTGCACATCGTGCGCGTTCCTGAGGTCCGCCCCGGCGGTCACCCTCAGCAGCGGGCCCTGGCCCGGCACCGCACGCAGTTCGGCGCCGGGCAGGGCGGCGGCCAGCGAGCGGGCGGAGCCGTCCCAGCGCGGGTCGTAGGAGATGATCGTGTGCGGTACATGGGCGGGGGCCGTCAGCGGCTGGTGGGTCGTGGCGAAGCCCGTCGCCGCGAGCGCCGCGTCGATCCGTTTGGCGAGGCCGATGGTGCCGGTGCCGTTCGCCACCACGACCCGGATCTGCCGCGGATCCACCTCCACCGGCGCCACCGGTACCGGGGCGGGCCCGTCGTGCGGGTGGTCCACGGTGAGCGGCTTGTCGTCGCGCAGGGCCGTGAACAGCTGGTCCGCCTTGGCCTGGTCCCACCTCAGGGTCGAGCCGATGCCCTTGACCTCGTAGTTCAGCTGCGCGATGGGCACGGTGGTGAACTCGGAGGAGGACGGGGTGAAGTTCCGCATGGCCCGGCCGAGGTCGAGCAGCTCGTCGGTGCCGAAGCCCTCGTCGGCGCGGACCGAGCCGAGCACCGCCCGGGTCACGTCCCGGAACCGCATCGGGTTCAGCAGCACTCCGGAGGAGGTGGCCCGCTCGATCAGCGCGGCCAGGAACCGCTGCTGCCGCTTCATCCGGCCCAGGTCGCTCGTCGCGTCGACGTGCCGGGCCCGCACGTACTGCAGCGCCTGCCCGCCGTTGAGGGTGTGCGTGCCGGGCGTGAGGTCGAGCCCGCTGTACGCGTCCTTCAGCGGGGTCGCCGTACAGACGTTCACCCCGCCGAGGACGTCCACGGTCTTCATGAAGCTGGTGAAGTCGACCTCGAGGTAGTGGTCGATCTTCACATGGGTCATGTTCTCGACCGTGCGGACGGTCATCTGGGGGCCGCCCTCGGAGTAGGCGGCGTTCAGCCGGAGCGGGTGCGCCACGTGCTGCGGCCCGGTGCCCGGGTCGCCGCTCGGGGGCACCTCGGCGTAGGAGTCGCGCGGCAGGCTCACCACGGTGGCCCGCTCCCGGTCGTCCGAGACGTGCACGATCATCATCGTGTCCGTGCAGTGACAGGGCGCCCCGCCCAGCCGGTACGCCCGCCGCTCCTGCGGGGTGATCTTGTCGCGGCCGTCGGTGCCGACCAGCAGGATGTTCATGCCGTGGCCCGCGCGGGGCCGGTTCTTCATGTCCTTGAAGGCGTCGACCCGGGCGATGCCCGCGTCCAGGCTGCTGATCACCGCGTGCCCGATCCCGGCCGAGGCGAGCACCACGACCGACAGCGTGGTCAGCGCCCGCATCGCCCAGCGCGGCCGCCGGGGCGCCCGAACGGACCGCACGGGCCGCTCGGGCGGGCGCGGCACACGGCGGGGCGGCTGCGGTCGGCGCTGCGGGCGAGCGGGGGACCGGGGCGGGCTGGTCAAGGGGGACACCTCCGGACGAGGCCGTACGTGGGATCCGGGAGAACCGTAGGCCGATACGATCTCCAGCCCGGTCCTCCGTCCCGGCGGCGCGCACCGGTGTCCCCCGTTCGCGGTAACGTGAGGCCCCTATGAACGCCAAGCCCGACGTGCGGCTCCCCGCTGTTTCCGTGATCATGCCCGTCCTCAACGAGGAGCGGCATCTGCGCGGGGCCGTCCAAGCGATCCTCGCGCAGGAGTACGCCGGCGAGATGGAGGTCGTCGTCGCCCTCGGTCCGTCCACGGACCGCACGGACGAGATCGCCGCCGAGCTGGTCCGTGAAGACCCGCGTGTGCACACCGTCCCGAACCCGACCGGCCGTACGCCCGCGGCGCTGAACGCGGCGATCAAGGCTTCCCGGCATCCGATCGTGGTCCGCGTCGACGGCCACGGCATGCTCTCGCCCGACTACATCGCGACCGCCGTACGGCTCCTGGAGGAGACCGGCGCGCAGAACGTCGGCGGCATCATGCACGCCGAGGGCGAGAACGACTGGGAGCACGCGGTCGCCGCCGCGATGACCTCGAAGATCGGCGTCGGCAACGCCGCCTTCCACACGGGGGGCGAGGCCGGGCCCGCCGAGACCGTCTACCTCGGCGTCTTCCGCCGCGAGGCCCTGGAGCAACAGGGCGGCTACAACGAGGAGTTCATCCGCGCCCAGGACTGGGAGCTGAACTTCCGGATCAGGGAGGCGGGCGGGCTCATCTGGTTCTCGCCCGAGCTGAAGGTGTCGTACCGGCCGCGGCCGAGCGTGCGGGCCCTCGCCAAGCAGTACAAGGACTACGGCCGCTGGCGGCACGTCGTCGCCCGCTACCACTCCGGCTCCATCAACCTGCGCTATCTCGCCCCGCCGACGGCGGTGTGCGCGATAGCGGCCGGGCTCGTGGCCGGCGCGGCGCTCACCCCGTGGGCCCTCGTCGTCCCCGGTGGCTACCTGGCGGCGATCGTCGCGGGCTCGCTCCCGGCGGGCAAGGGGCTGCCCCCCAAGGCCCGGCTGCAGATCCCGGTGGCCCTGGCCACCATGCACATGTCGTGGGGCTGGGGCTTCCTGACCAGCCCGAAGTCGCTGGCGCGGAAGGTCATCGCGTCACGGCGGCCGGCGGTCCTCAGCGCCTGATCATCCGTCGGGGCCCCGCTGCCGGGGCCCCGGTGCCGGTCACCACTGATAGGGCTTGTACACGTCCATGCACTTCGACGTGTCCGAGCCGTTCACGGCATCGGCGCCCTGGGGGATGTCCCCCGCCTTCGGCTTCGGTGGCTTGGGATAAGAGGCGCCGGTACGCCAGTCCGCGCCGACGACGACCGTGACCCCGGACACATCGGTCGACTGTTTCACCGAACTCGTCGGGATCCCGAGGGCCTTGGCCACGGCCTGGGCGTCACCCTGCAGATCCGCGCTCGGGTACTGCACGACCGTCTTGTCCTCGGACCGCGTCCCCGAGGTGTCGGCCGCCGCCCGGCCGTAGCCCGCCCGCTCCAGCACCTGGCTGATCGCGAGCGCCCGCTGCGGCACCGCGGCCTCGGTCGAGGACTGCGTGGCGTTCTGCACCAGCACACCCAGCCGGCTCGGGTCCGTCGAAGGCGTCCTGGCCGCCGTTCCCTTGTCGGCTACCTGCTTCACCTCCGCCTTCGTGCCGTTCTTGTCCAGCGGCACGTCGTCGCGGAGCATCTGCCACAGCGCGTCGGCGTTGGCCGTGTCCGGCACGACGTGGTTCCGGGGGTCCCGCGGGTCCTCGGTGTTGGGCATCGTCACGGACGTGATGCGGTTCGACGGCACCGACTTCATCTCCATGCCCAGGTCATAGAGCTTCTTGACGGTGCCGATCTCCTCGGAGACCTTCAGCGACTTGGTCGCGGCCTCCGCCAGGTCCATCAGGCGCCCGGTGTCGGTGAAGATGTTCTGCTGCCGCAGCGTGCGCATCATCGAGTTCAGGTACATGTGCTGGGCGCGGGCGCGCATCAGGTCGCTGCCCCAGGCGTGCCGGGTGCGCAGCCACTGCAGCGCCTGCTCGCCCTTGACCTGGTGGGTCCCGGCTGTCAGCTTCAGCCCGGAGCCGCCGCGCTGGGCGGGGGTCGGGTGGTCCCACACGTTCTGCTTCACACAGACGTCGACGCCACCGATGGCGTCCGCCATCCGCACCACACCGGAGAAGTCGATCGTCATCCAGTGGTCGATGTAGACCCCGGTGAGGTTCTCCCAGGTGGCCAGCGTGCAGCCGGCCCCGCCGCGGGCCAGGGTGGTGTTGATGATGTCGTTGGTGGCCGGGTAGACCTTGCCGGTGTCCGGGTCGGTGCACTTGGGGATGTCGACGCGGGTGTCGCGGGGGATGCTCACCATGGCGGCGCTCTTGCGGTCCGCGGAGAGGTGGATCAGCATCTGCACGTCCGCGTTCGGGGGGCCCCCGACGCTGTCCCTGCTGCCGCCGAGCTTCAGGTTCTCCGCCGAGTTACGGCTGTCCGAGCCGATCAGCAGGATGTTCAACGGCGTCTGCCCGGCCGAGTTCGCCGGTGTCTTCTGCGCCCTGGAGTCGTCCCCGCTGCTGCGCTGGCCCTTCTGGATGTTCGAGTTCAGGTGCTGGTAATACAGGTATCCGGCGCCGGCCGTACCGAGTATGACCACCGTCAGCACGGTCGCCGACCAGCGTAGGGCGCGTCTTCTGCGCCGTGGCCGCTCGGCCTGGTGACCGTCTCTGCGCTGCCCCCCGCCCTGCCGGCCGGACCCCTTGGGCGTCCTTCGGTCCTGCGGTGCGAGCGACATCGTGTCGTCGACCGCAGGATCCTGCCCCCGCACATCACTCTGCGCCAAACTTCCTGCCCTCCCCACCCTTGCGCGTACCAACGGGCCCGTCCCGCTCCCAGTTAGACGCACGACGGGCCGATTGGGTTACCTATGAGGCGCACTTGGCCTTGTCTGCCGTGGACTTGTCGACGTCCGGCGCCTTGGAGGGAGCGGTCACGGAAACCCCCGCACCCTTGAAGTCCTTGCCCAGGGTCAGCGTCATCGCCGGCAGGCCCTGGGAGTTGGTCACGCTCTTGCCGGGTTCGAGCGCGGAACCGGGCAGGCCCATCAGCGCCGCCAGTTCACGGGCCTGGGCGGCCTGGTCGGGTGCGTACTCCAGCGTGGTGTTCTTCAGCTCCGCCGGTGCGTTGCCCGCGTTCTCCGACTTCAGCACGCCCTTGTCGGTCTGCAGCCAGGACAGGGTCTCCTGCGCGCTGCCCGGGTCGGCACCGCCGTTGAGGATCCGCACCCGCACGTCGGAGGGCGCTGACCTGCTGCCCTTCAGCCGCGCCGCCGCCGCGTCCTTCGCCGCCTTCTGCTTCTTCTTCACCTCGGTGAAGGAGACGTCGTTCTTGATCGCGTCGAACACCGCGGGCGCCGTCGTCTGGTTGACGACGACCGTCGCGTGCACCTTCTCCGCCGGGTTGTCGATCACGGGCACGGTGGTGAAGGAGATGTTCTTGGTCGGCACCTTCTTCAGTTCCAGTGCCATGTCCTTGAGGGTGCCGACCGAGCCGATCGCGCTGTCCACGGTGAGCGCCTTGGTCGCCGCCTCGGCGAGCTGCAGCACCTTGGTGGGGTCGGTCAGGGTGTCGCTGGAGGACATCTTGCGCATCAGGGATCCCAGGAACTGCTGCTGGGCCTTGATACGGTCCAGGTCGCCCTGGTTACCGAAGCTGTGCCGGGTGCGGACGAAGGCCAGCGCCTGCTCGCCCTCCACCACCGACTTGCCCGCGGGCAGCTTCAGATGGGACTGCTTGTCGTTCACGGGGTGCGTGACGCACACCTCGACGCCGCCCACCGCGCTCGTCAGCGTCTTCACCGCGTTGAAGTCGGCCATCATGAAATGGTCCACGTGGATGCCGGTGGCCGCCTCGACGGTGCGCATGGTGCAGCCCGGGTCGCGGCCGTCCTGGCCGAGGCTGGTGTTGAAGCGCACGTTGTCCGTGCCCGGGATGACCTTGGTGCTGCCGTCCTTCTGCTTCGTCGGGCAGTCCGGCACGTTCACGATCAGGTCGCGCGGGATGCTGAGCGCCGTAGCGTTCGTCCGGTCCTTGGCGACGTGCAGCAGGATGTTGGTGTCCGCGTGGCCGACGCTGCCCGAGTCGCCGTAGCCCTCGTTCCCCTTGCCGGTGCGTTTGTCCGTACCGATGATCAGCAGGTTGAACGCCTCGTCCTTGCTGAAGCCCTTCGAGCCCGCGTCACCGACGTCGGTCGTGGTGACGTTGCCCTCGAGGTGCTTGAGGTAGAGGTAGCCGGCCGTGCCGACGGCGACCAGCACGAACGCCGTGCCGCCGGCGGTCCAGGCGAGCACCTTCTTCGCCTTCGACTTCTTCTTCACCGGCCGCCGGGCCGACCGCCTGCGCTGCGGGGCCTCCGGCTCGGTGTTCCGGCGCCGGGCCGGCCGCGGCGACGGGACGTCACCCGCGCGTGCCTGGCGCATCTCGCGGGTCTCGCCGGGCGCCGAGTCGTTACGACGGCGCGGCCGGCCCTCGCCTGCCCGGGGGGCGGGTCTGCGGGGACCGGGGACCGACGACTGCGGGGCGGAAGCGCCCAGTCGCAGTTCGTATTCGCCGGTGTTCGGATTGAGCACCCACTGGTCTGCGGGGTCGATGTTGTCCGCCCGCCCACGGCCTTGCGCGTCCACGGTTGTCCGAATCCTCCGTCGGGGCCACGCGGCGCCTTCCCCCTCAAAGGCGCTCGGGTCTCGGTGAATCAGTGCACGACCCCAGGACGGACCTCGCGGCCGGGTGCACCGGATCGCTCACACTATCCGCCCAGTTCAGCGTCGAGCGACGCCGGTGACAAATTCCACCTGCCTACAACTGGGCAATCCGACCCATTTCCTGGACGGAAGTTCGGGGTCTTGATGTGCGCATTACTCACAGGTGTGTTCGGCGGCGGTGTTCCCGCGGAACGTGGGTGTCGGCGAGGGGACGCTCTTTTCGGGGGGCGGGGCGTCCTTTCCGTCCGTCCCCGCGGCCTCCTGCGGCGGATTCTGGGCCACCGCCACGGGCTGATCGGCCCGCAGCCGCGCGAAAAGCTTCTGGGCTTCGGGCTCCACGAGTTGGTCACGGTTGGCGTCGTAGACGTACGACTCCCTCGGTACGGTCAGGAACTGCACCCGTTCGGTGGGGATGTCGCGCAGCCCGCGCACCAACTGGTACAAGCCACGCAGACTGGCCAGTTCCGTATCGGTGGTCAGCGACGAGGTCGCCGCGTCCAGCACCGGATACAGCTTCACCGGGTTCAGCAGGACGTCGTTGCTCTGCATCTTGTCGACGAGCGCGGCGAGGAACCGCTGCTGGCGTTCCATCCGCTCGGTGTCGCTGCCGTCGCCGAGCGACTTGCGGGCCCGCACGTACCCGAGGGCCTGCTCCCCGTCGAGCATGACCTTCCCCGCGGGCAGCTTCAGCCGGGCCGCCTTGTCGGCTATGGGCTCCTTCAGGCAGACCTGCACCCCGTCGACGGCGTCCACCATCTCCTTGAACCCGCTGAAGTCCACCACCACGTGATGGTCGACCCGGATGTCCGTCAGCTTCTCGACGGTCCGGATCGTGCACGCCGAACCACCCACCTGGAAGGCATGGTTGAACATCGCGAACACCGGCTCGCTGCGGCTGCCGTCCGGCTGCCGGCAGCCGGGGATGTCCACCATCAGGTCCCTCGGCAACGACACGGCGGTGGCGCTGCGCCGGTCCGCGGCCAGATGCAGCAGGATCGTCGTGTCCGACCGCTCGCCGCCCAGATCGCGCCCGTACTCGCTGTTGCCGTCCCCGGCCCGCGTGTCGGACCCGATCAGCAGGATGTTCTGCGCGCCCCGCACCAGCTCGCCGGGCCGCTCCCGCTCGTAGCGGGCCAGTTCCCGGGCCGCGGCGTCGTCCGTGGTGATGTTCGCGTTGAGCTTGGCGTAGACGGCCCACCCGCCCGCGACGCCCGCCGTGACGAGCACGGCCAGCCCGAGCGCCGCCCCCTTCGCCCACCGCCGCCGACGCCGCCGCCGAAGCCCTTCCCCGGTGGCCGAGGCTCCGGGACCGGGAGCCTTGCCTACGGTCTCGGTCACGGGCGGGGCACCCCCTCATGGCGTACGAGCGTCGCGTCCTGCTCTTACGACCATGGCGGGGCAAGGCCCCGGAAGCGCCCTTTGCTACTCCAACCGGGGGAACGGCGGCCCTTCCCCCCGTTCAGCGGCGCACCGCCGTCACCCGCTCGCTCTCGATCCGCTTGGCGAGACCTTCCTCGTCCAGCCGGCCCAGATTCCGGCACAGCACCACGGACCCGCCGACGGCCAAAGGCGCGTACAACCCCGCGGTGAGCCCTTCCCAGGTGTCGTACGACATCCCCGACAGCAACCTCGACCCGGGTCCCGTCAGATCCAGCCCCGGCGCCTCGGCCAAGGCCCGCTGCACCACCTCGGCCCCGCTGAACTCCCGCCCGGCAACGATCAGCGCGGGCTCGTCCGGATCCACCGGAGCGAACGGCACAAAACGGTCCCCCTGCCCCGGCACCTCCACGGCGTAGTCGATGAACCCCTCCGGGGCCTGCGGAAACCGCCCGCCCAGCGGCCGCAGCGCGAGCGCGACCCGCTCCCCGCGGCAGGCCCGCGCGGCGTCGAGCGAGTCGGGTCCGCTCACCACGACGTCGGCCGCGGACGGATCCCCGCCCACATCGGCGATCACCCCCACGGACGCACACGCCAGCAGCCACACGGCGGTCTGCCAGTGCGCCGGCAGCAACAGCGCCACACGGTCGCCCGGCTCGGCGGCGAGGTCGCCCTGGAGAAGATTCGCGGTCTTGGCCACCCAATTGGCGAAGGTGGCCACGGACAGTTCGACGCGTTCGCCCGTGGCGTCGTCGTAGAAGGTCACCAGCGGGCGGCCGGGGTCCGCGGCGAGCGCGGAAGCCAGCAGGTCGGCGGGGGTGCGATCGGTGGCATTCACCCGGGAAAGGGTACGCGCGGGCGGGTGCGCGCAGGGTGCGGTGGGGCCACCGGTTCGGCGGAACGGTTTCCCGACGGACCGTCAGTTCACCGATGGACAGATTTGGATGGCTATGTCCAAGATCATGAACATGCGTGGAATCCTGAAACCGTCCAACGGCGCCCCGTCGTTCGCCGTCTCCTCGATCGGTGTCGCCTGCGCCGCGGCCCTCGCACTCCCGCTGCTGACCCTGCCCGCGACCGCCGTACCCGCCCGGCCGCCCGCGGCGGGCACCCCCGGCGGCACCCGGTCGCTGCCCCTCGTTCCCCTCACCCGCGAGCGGATCCTCGGCACCGCCCCGGAGCAGGGGCTGTACCGGCCGGGCGGCGAGCACTTCTCGCTGGTCGGGGTCGTCTGGGACGACCCGGACGCCGAACTGGACGGCCGGGTCCAGGTGCGTACCCGGTCTGCCGCGACGGGGAAGTGGTCCGGCTGGCAGGACGTCGAGACGCACAACGCCGACCACGGCGCCGACCCGGGAACGGCGGAACGAGGCGCACGGCGGGTGCGTGGCGCGACCGCACCGCTGTGGGTGGGCGCTTCGGGCGGCGTCGACGTACGGGTCCGCGCGGACGGCAGGGGCACGCGGGGTCACGGTACGGCGCGACCGCGGCCTCCGTTGCCTTCCGGGCTGCGCCTGGAACTTGTCGACCCTGGCGAGGACGGCCTCGGGGAGGAGGGGCCGTCCGTGGGGGTGCCGTCCGCGGGGGCGTCGGGTGAGGGTGCGTCGGCCGAGGGTGTGTCGGTCGGGAGTGGGCCGGCCGGGGGTGGGCCGGCTGGGGGTGCGTCGGCTGGGGGTGGGCGGTTTGAGGGTGCGTCGGCCGGAGGTGCGTCGGTCGGCGGTGGACGGTTTGAGGGCGCGTCGGCTGGAGGTGCGTCGGCCGGGGGTGGGCGGCCTGAGGGCGGGTCGGCCGAGGGTGCGTTGTTCGAGGACACGCCGACCGGGGATGCGTCAACCGGGGGTGGCCGGTCTGAGGGCGGGTCGGCCGGAGGTGCGTCAGCCGGGGGTGTCGCGGCCGAGGGCGTGTCAGCCGGGGGAGTGGCGGCCGAGGGTGCGCTGTCCGGGGACACGTCGGCCGACGGTGCGCGGTTTGAGGGGGCTCCGGCTGACGCGGCCCACACCGGTTCGCGCACGGACGCGGTGTGGGCGGCCTCGGTGGCCAACACCGACATCGCCCGCTTCGGCGCCAGGGAGATCCCCGCGCTGAGCAAGCGGGCCACCGAGCAGGAACTCGCGCGCCTCCAGGGGCCGTCG
Above is a genomic segment from Streptomyces fodineus containing:
- a CDS encoding glycosyltransferase family 2 protein, coding for MNAKPDVRLPAVSVIMPVLNEERHLRGAVQAILAQEYAGEMEVVVALGPSTDRTDEIAAELVREDPRVHTVPNPTGRTPAALNAAIKASRHPIVVRVDGHGMLSPDYIATAVRLLEETGAQNVGGIMHAEGENDWEHAVAAAMTSKIGVGNAAFHTGGEAGPAETVYLGVFRREALEQQGGYNEEFIRAQDWELNFRIREAGGLIWFSPELKVSYRPRPSVRALAKQYKDYGRWRHVVARYHSGSINLRYLAPPTAVCAIAAGLVAGAALTPWALVVPGGYLAAIVAGSLPAGKGLPPKARLQIPVALATMHMSWGWGFLTSPKSLARKVIASRRPAVLSA
- a CDS encoding LCP family protein — its product is MSLAPQDRRTPKGSGRQGGGQRRDGHQAERPRRRRRALRWSATVLTVVILGTAGAGYLYYQHLNSNIQKGQRSSGDDSRAQKTPANSAGQTPLNILLIGSDSRNSAENLKLGGSRDSVGGPPNADVQMLIHLSADRKSAAMVSIPRDTRVDIPKCTDPDTGKVYPATNDIINTTLARGGAGCTLATWENLTGVYIDHWMTIDFSGVVRMADAIGGVDVCVKQNVWDHPTPAQRGGSGLKLTAGTHQVKGEQALQWLRTRHAWGSDLMRARAQHMYLNSMMRTLRQQNIFTDTGRLMDLAEAATKSLKVSEEIGTVKKLYDLGMEMKSVPSNRITSVTMPNTEDPRDPRNHVVPDTANADALWQMLRDDVPLDKNGTKAEVKQVADKGTAARTPSTDPSRLGVLVQNATQSSTEAAVPQRALAISQVLERAGYGRAAADTSGTRSEDKTVVQYPSADLQGDAQAVAKALGIPTSSVKQSTDVSGVTVVVGADWRTGASYPKPPKPKAGDIPQGADAVNGSDTSKCMDVYKPYQW
- a CDS encoding LCP family protein, translated to MDAQGRGRADNIDPADQWVLNPNTGEYELRLGASAPQSSVPGPRRPAPRAGEGRPRRRNDSAPGETREMRQARAGDVPSPRPARRRNTEPEAPQRRRSARRPVKKKSKAKKVLAWTAGGTAFVLVAVGTAGYLYLKHLEGNVTTTDVGDAGSKGFSKDEAFNLLIIGTDKRTGKGNEGYGDSGSVGHADTNILLHVAKDRTNATALSIPRDLIVNVPDCPTKQKDGSTKVIPGTDNVRFNTSLGQDGRDPGCTMRTVEAATGIHVDHFMMADFNAVKTLTSAVGGVEVCVTHPVNDKQSHLKLPAGKSVVEGEQALAFVRTRHSFGNQGDLDRIKAQQQFLGSLMRKMSSSDTLTDPTKVLQLAEAATKALTVDSAIGSVGTLKDMALELKKVPTKNISFTTVPVIDNPAEKVHATVVVNQTTAPAVFDAIKNDVSFTEVKKKQKAAKDAAAARLKGSRSAPSDVRVRILNGGADPGSAQETLSWLQTDKGVLKSENAGNAPAELKNTTLEYAPDQAAQARELAALMGLPGSALEPGKSVTNSQGLPAMTLTLGKDFKGAGVSVTAPSKAPDVDKSTADKAKCAS
- a CDS encoding LCP family protein; the encoded protein is MTETVGKAPGPGASATGEGLRRRRRRRWAKGAALGLAVLVTAGVAGGWAVYAKLNANITTDDAAARELARYERERPGELVRGAQNILLIGSDTRAGDGNSEYGRDLGGERSDTTILLHLAADRRSATAVSLPRDLMVDIPGCRQPDGSRSEPVFAMFNHAFQVGGSACTIRTVEKLTDIRVDHHVVVDFSGFKEMVDAVDGVQVCLKEPIADKAARLKLPAGKVMLDGEQALGYVRARKSLGDGSDTERMERQQRFLAALVDKMQSNDVLLNPVKLYPVLDAATSSLTTDTELASLRGLYQLVRGLRDIPTERVQFLTVPRESYVYDANRDQLVEPEAQKLFARLRADQPVAVAQNPPQEAAGTDGKDAPPPEKSVPSPTPTFRGNTAAEHTCE
- a CDS encoding TIGR03089 family protein, yielding MNATDRTPADLLASALAADPGRPLVTFYDDATGERVELSVATFANWVAKTANLLQGDLAAEPGDRVALLLPAHWQTAVWLLACASVGVIADVGGDPSAADVVVSGPDSLDAARACRGERVALALRPLGGRFPQAPEGFIDYAVEVPGQGDRFVPFAPVDPDEPALIVAGREFSGAEVVQRALAEAPGLDLTGPGSRLLSGMSYDTWEGLTAGLYAPLAVGGSVVLCRNLGRLDEEGLAKRIESERVTAVRR
- a CDS encoding peptidoglycan recognition protein, which encodes MRGILKPSNGAPSFAVSSIGVACAAALALPLLTLPATAVPARPPAAGTPGGTRSLPLVPLTRERILGTAPEQGLYRPGGEHFSLVGVVWDDPDAELDGRVQVRTRSAATGKWSGWQDVETHNADHGADPGTAERGARRVRGATAPLWVGASGGVDVRVRADGRGTRGHGTARPRPPLPSGLRLELVDPGEDGLGEEGPSVGVPSAGASGEGASAEGVSVGSGPAGGGPAGGASAGGGRFEGASAGGASVGGGRFEGASAGGASAGGGRPEGGSAEGALFEDTPTGDASTGGGRSEGGSAGGASAGGVAAEGVSAGGVAAEGALSGDTSADGARFEGAPADAAHTGSRTDAVWAASVANTDIARFGAREIPALSKRATEQELARLQGPSRVKPRIGPRPRIVTRRGWGADESLREDGFAYTKKIKAAFVHHTASGNNYTCSEAPSVIRGIYRYHVDSMGWRDIGYNFLVDKCGTIYEGRAGGVAKAVLGAHTRGFNSNSMGIAVIGTYGTTKPSGAAVTAIARLTAWKLGLYGANPRGKTYLTSGGGNLYPKGKKVRLNVISGHRDGFATECPGRRLYAKLGTARAGAARYQGR